The genomic stretch ACGTCCATTTCCTCGCATATGATTTCAAACAAACATCGCACTTATACTCCCTTTGACCAGTATGTTTGACCATGTGAGCTCTCAATTCCGTCGTGGAAAAGAAGCCTTTACCACATTCCGTACATTTATGGGGTCTTTCCACTAAATGGTGGCGTTTCATGTGAATCATCAAAGCGTTCTGATGGACGAATATTTTGTCGCAAGCTTGGCATTTTCTAGCGAACGATGATACGCCGTGCTCCTTCACCAAATGCTTGTCTTTTTGACGATTGTTTTTGAACAACGCGTTGCAGAGACCACACTTGTTGACCAGCATTGATTTATCATGGTATTGCCTTTCGTGGCTTCTCTTTTTGTTGTACGTGCTGAAGATTTTTGGACACTGACTGCACGAAAATGTTCCCGTGTTGTGTGCGACTTTGTGATAGTACAGCTTCCGTCTGTTCACGAAACCTGCATCGCAGACATCGCACATGAAGTTGCTGTAATGCACATTCATGTGTTCCATTAGCTTCTTGAActtattgaatatattcttaCAAATGTAACACTGTAGGTTTTCGCTGTCGAATTTGAAGGGTAACATTTGTTGTACTATGTCCGTATAGATTTGCTTCTTGTGTATTATCCTCAAATGATCCATCAGATCTTCTATCGAGTGTATGTTGTTTTCGCATAATTTACATGTGAGGTCAGTGATATCTAATTTGACACATAGTTGGTTCAGATCTCGTGGAACTAACATTAGAATATTTTGGGTGTTCAGAGCGGATGTGTGATCTAGGCTGTGCTTTTTCAGTTCATCAGGATCCCGATACTGCGTCGGACAGAAGCTGCAGCCGTAACCGTTGTCGGTGTGACCACGGATGGGCGTTGCGTTTGAACTTTGTAATATCTCCTTGACATTCGCTCTGTGTTTCTGTATGTCCGCTTGGTACTCCGATAACTTTTTGATCGCaactactttaattttactccgTTTTTTCTCTTCTTTAACTCTGATCTTAACGACAGATGACTCTGTTTTCGCTTCTCTTTTACCTACAAAGAAAATTTCGTATTATTCACTTTTAACTTTTCTTTCAATGAaactcttatttaattttaataatctaggATTATTAGTATTGGAGTCTTACCTAGACTAGGTACATAGGTTTTTTTAAAGAACCAAAACAGTTCCAGACCAATTTTTGAACgcgtaactttttttaataaacaattcgacatataattaaaagatatattatattaaaacttcataacataaaaatagatttattttttaaaattagttaatctAGACATCGACCTTACTTTAAATAACAAGAGACAATCAAAGTCTACACTTGCTCTCCATGCTTCGCGCGCATGTGACCACGCCAGCTGCATTTCTGCACGAATGCCTGCCCACAGTGCTCGCACTTGAACCGCCTGTCATCAGCGTGTATCCTCATATGTTCCCGCAAAGTTTTCTTCCTGCCATATGCCTTGTGACAGACCTCGCATTCGAACTTCCTCAACCCCGTATGCTTAACCAGATGACTCTTCAACTCAGCAGACGAAAAGAACGTCATATCACATTCGCCACAGCTGTGCCTCCTGTCCATCAAGTGGAGTCGTTTCACATGAATCGTGTGCTCCTTTTGATTCGCGAATGTTTTTTCGCAAGCTTGACATTTCAGAAGATTACTGATACCGTGCACGTTGACGAGGTGTTTCTCCTTCTTCCTGTAATCCTTGAACTTCTCATTGCAGTAGCCGCATTTATTCAGCATTTCTGAATGGGTGTGAACGCACTTTTCATGTGATCTCTTTTTCCTTAAAGTGTCGAATATTTTTGGGCAGTGATCGCACTTGAACGTACCGAGTTTATGACTCTCCGCGTGCTGGGCTAGGATTGCGCGACTCACGAACCCAGCATTACACACCTCGCACACATAGTTCCTGTAATGTATATTCATGTGTTCCAGAAGCGACTTAAACTTGTGATAGACATTCATGCATATGAAACACACGAGCCTATCTGTGTCAAATTTGAATGGTAACACTTGATTTTTGATGTCAGTGAACATTTTTTTACTGTGAACGTTTTTCAAATGGTCAATAAGCTTCTCCAATGTTTCGATATTATCATGGCACATAGTACATTTCAGTTCTGTTATGTCCAATTTCACGTGGAACTTGTACATGTCTTTGCCTTTCATGAAATTCAATTTTGTCTTTACGTCGTGGGATTCTATCGTGTGCCTCTTTAGGTCTGCGGGATCGGGGAATTGTTCTTTGCAAAAACAGCAAGCGTAACCGACACCGCCGCGGCACCGAATCGGTGTTGCGTTTGAATTCAGAAGTATTTCCTTCATATTGGATCGATGTTTTTGCAATTCACCGCCCTTTTTAAGTCTAATCTTTCCTTCATCGTTCTCATTTTTAGCGTCTATAGTATcttctaaataaaattgattttgagaTCTTCGTAAACCTATAAAGAAAAGCATGGATTATTTACTGCTTCACGTATTCCGTTTGGCAAAATTCATGGCGAATAGATATTTTGCAATCCGAAATGGTGTTATCCTAAAGGATTTATTTCGATCCTGTTTTATAGCACTTACAAAAAACGCACGTATAGATAAGTCAAccatagattttaatttacatagttaattgtttgtaaattataattatgatacaaTAATGTCTAATCTATGTTTTACACACTATCTAGACTTAGCTGGTAAACGTGTGTTCaatcaaattcaatttttattcttattataaagTCTAGACTAGtataagtaaattaagtaattcgattcataattcataatatttataagcaatatttttgtgttgtcTTTTTTCAAGATGTTTCCAAATTTagtaaaattcaacaaaactGCTTCAATTGAATATTATGTCAGTTTTAAAATGTTCAGTATTgcctttcaattaaaataatacacatattaaataattaaaattttaagtttaaaattaacatcAACGACTTTTCAAAAAGtattctaaataaatgaaattaaagctAGCCAAGTTCGTGATATGACGAACTCGGCTAGCTATCACGTCATAGCAGGAACGTTTGACTCCTTTTctactaaccatcaggtggagtggtgTCTAATGTCTACCCGGACTGTATAAAAGAACATATTATCCTATGTAACGCCAAACTCGACACAAGCTACAAGAGTTCTAGAAGCCCTACATCTGTATAGGCTTTCCGAGGCTCGTTCAAACTCCGAGAGAGGATTAAACGAGAAAAAACCCCATAACTTTACATCGTCCCATTCTTGGCATTATAACCAGAACCTCGTCAATGTCTAAGGATCATATAAATGAAACTATCGAATCATATTTATCAAACTTGTCACTGCACTGTGACGACCACTACAGTTCTGTGATCAGCGAAGCGAATAAGACGAAATATATGGATCATATCCATGACAAGAAATAACACCACAACACCCTAAGATAGACTTCATTTggacatttaaatacaaattatcatCAGacattagatttattttttctagaACTAATATATGTGcaaacattttctttaatatagtgTATTTAAAAAGAACAATTCCATAGTCTAAAGTCACTAACATGAAACAGATCACATCTAAATCCACAACACTTAGTTCACAATTATCCAACAAATCATCAATGATGGTATTTTCATATCCTATACTTGATTATCATGCTTGGCCTGCATATGACGACGCCAGCTGCATTTTTGCACAAACGACATCACGCAGTGCTCGCATTTGAATCTTCTGTCGTTGTCATGGATACGCATATGCTCCCTCAGCGTATGCTGTCTTCCGTAGCGCTTGAAACACACCTTGCATTGAAAGCTGCGAGTCTTCGTATGTTTTACCATATGGTCTTCTAAGCTCTTCTTGGTGTGGAACTTCATATCGCAAAGAGTACAACTGTACCGATTGTCCATTAAATGGTGGCGTTTTATATGTTTGTTCAAAGAATCTTTTGTGGAGAAACTCTTTTCGCATGCTTGGCACTTGGCACGTTCTGTTATACCGTGAGCCGTTCTTAGATGTTCTGCTTTCGTTCTGTATCCCGCAAACTTTTGATTGCAGTAACcgcatttatttatcaaataaccaTGAACGTGTACCGTTTTCACGTGCGAATTCTTCTTGTGTATATTGTCGAACACTTTGTCACATTTTTCGCATTTGTACTCGCCGAGGTTGTGTCGTTTATGGTGATTCAACAACGCCCTATTATTTATGAAACCGGCGCCGCACACATCGCAAACGTAATTCCTCGAATGCTTGTGCATGTGTTCGAATAGCATCTTGAATTTCGTGTAGGTATTCGAACAGATGATACATTTCAGCTCATTTGCATGGGACTCCTCAAATTTGAACGAAACGATATGATTCTTAACATCCGTGTAAATCTTTCTATCGTGTATATTTCTCAAATGACCGATCAGATCATCGATACTTTGTATGTTAACTTTACAAATATCACATTGCAGATCCGTTATATCAACTTTTACATGAAATTTTTTGAGATCTCTCTTCTGTAAGAACTTAGGTTTTGGGTCGTTTTTATGCAGCTGTAACGTGTGCCTCTTTAAATCAGCTGGATTTGGGAATTGTTCTGAACAATAAGAGCACAAGTAGCCCAGGTCACTTTTGCCGTGAATAGGGGTCGTGTTGGACCATTGGAGGACCTCCTTTATATTGTGATGGTGCTTCGATAACTCTTTGATTGGTTTTAACTTTATCCTCTTCAATGATTTAGCATTCGTGCTCTTTTTAGATTCACTCggtatttctattttaataaaattttcttctgttgatttatttttattatcttccaCTGCTTCTTTATTTACACTTTCGGAGAGGTTacctaaaaagaaaaattgCTGTTACTGAATTTTTACGATGGGCAGTTCTACATTGTAGAGGCTGCATTTACGACcataaacttaaatttaatacatatattctaaGATATAAAAATGCCATAGTGATTCCTAGCTGAAACATCTAATATACAACCTACCCTTAAGAGTAAACGTTCTGTCATGAACAAAATAGAAAccctgtataatatattaataatatttaatgttaagaaTCACATCATGCACGATTCACGGCCGTTCCTTGAAGTTACCAACTGTTCCCGTCGTCGCGGCTTTGTTTCGTAAGACCTGCCGTAAATTGAGCGCTTTTggtaat from Vanessa cardui chromosome 28, ilVanCard2.1, whole genome shotgun sequence encodes the following:
- the LOC124541460 gene encoding zinc finger protein 57-like, with translation MLFFIGLRRSQNQFYLEDTIDAKNENDEGKIRLKKGGELQKHRSNMKEILLNSNATPIRCRGGVGYACCFCKEQFPDPADLKRHTIESHDVKTKLNFMKGKDMYKFHVKLDITELKCTMCHDNIETLEKLIDHLKNVHSKKMFTDIKNQVLPFKFDTDRLVCFICMNVYHKFKSLLEHMNIHYRNYVCEVCNAGFVSRAILAQHAESHKLGTFKCDHCPKIFDTLRKKRSHEKCVHTHSEMLNKCGYCNEKFKDYRKKEKHLVNVHGISNLLKCQACEKTFANQKEHTIHVKRLHLMDRRHSCGECDMTFFSSAELKSHLVKHTGLRKFECEVCHKAYGRKKTLREHMRIHADDRRFKCEHCGQAFVQKCSWRGHMRAKHGEQV
- the LOC124541495 gene encoding zinc finger protein 57-like; this encodes MLFEHMHKHSRNYVCDVCGAGFINNRALLNHHKRHNLGEYKCEKCDKVFDNIHKKNSHVKTVHVHGYLINKCGYCNQKFAGYRTKAEHLRTAHGITERAKCQACEKSFSTKDSLNKHIKRHHLMDNRYSCTLCDMKFHTKKSLEDHMVKHTKTRSFQCKVCFKRYGRQHTLREHMRIHDNDRRFKCEHCVMSFVQKCSWRRHMQAKHDNQV
- the LOC124541494 gene encoding gastrula zinc finger protein XlCGF7.1-like, giving the protein MNVHYSNFMCDVCDAGFVNRRKLYYHKVAHNTGTFSCSQCPKIFSTYNKKRSHERQYHDKSMLVNKCGLCNALFKNNRQKDKHLVKEHGVSSFARKCQACDKIFVHQNALMIHMKRHHLVERPHKCTECGKGFFSTTELRAHMVKHTGQREYKCDVCLKSYARKWTLHEHMRIHMDDRRFKCEHCGQAFVQKCSWRGHMRAKHGEQV